In a genomic window of [Empedobacter] haloabium:
- a CDS encoding winged helix-turn-helix domain-containing protein encodes MAAQEVREPAAPAAKARLALVERPGPGTERKALSLAPIERVRSTSATLRRIENMQKLIGELQNHEMLADEIAWFLKFSPSGARKYIRDLREAGVIELARYIEGTATYLGKAVYRLTPDAERVQAFLAAIVQPKREGAPPRKERPSLREQSMAGSGRHFHILADDTHYAIRVNRGPVTRDPLVAALFGAPQSLQKAQQ; translated from the coding sequence ATGGCCGCCCAGGAAGTGCGCGAGCCGGCGGCCCCCGCCGCCAAGGCGCGCCTCGCACTGGTCGAGCGCCCCGGCCCGGGTACCGAGCGCAAGGCATTGTCGCTGGCTCCGATCGAGCGTGTACGTTCAACCTCGGCAACGCTGCGTCGTATCGAGAACATGCAGAAGTTGATCGGCGAGCTGCAGAACCACGAAATGCTGGCCGACGAAATCGCCTGGTTCCTGAAGTTTTCGCCGTCGGGTGCCCGCAAATACATTCGTGACCTGCGCGAAGCCGGCGTCATCGAACTGGCCCGTTACATCGAAGGGACCGCCACCTACCTGGGCAAGGCCGTGTACCGCCTGACGCCGGACGCCGAGCGCGTCCAGGCCTTCCTGGCAGCCATCGTGCAGCCGAAACGCGAAGGCGCGCCTCCGCGCAAGGAACGCCCGAGCCTGCGCGAGCAGAGCATGGCAGGCAGCGGCCGTCATTTCCACATCCTGGCAGACGATACGCACTACGCCATCCGCGTCAACCGGGGTCCCGTCACGCGCGATCCGCTGGTGGCCGCCCTGTTCGGCGCTCCGCAATCGCTGCAGAAGGCACAGCAGTAA
- a CDS encoding zinc-dependent peptidase, which yields MEALLSMTLLALAVATPFWYPRWTLKRALARPLPPAALRTLSEYIPVYDRLEPALQQQLQRLVVQFLHQKKFVGCAGLEVTDEMRVAIAGLACMLLLNRPTKVYRPLHTILVYPGAFAAPRQEIGPGGIVTDARQTMLGESWTDGRVVLSWDDVARGAREWSSGHNVALHEFAHQLDSESGTTNGAPYLGSADNYRSWSAVLSRDFAHLRHEAWTGNPDSVLDHYGATSPAEFFAVATEAFYGKPWQLCERHPALFDELRKYYRVDPRTWQDAPVVAPVIVDVPAAPANRSFAWANW from the coding sequence ATGGAAGCATTGCTCAGTATGACCCTGTTGGCGCTGGCCGTTGCCACGCCATTCTGGTACCCGCGCTGGACCCTGAAGCGGGCATTGGCGCGACCGCTGCCGCCCGCTGCCTTGCGCACGCTGTCCGAATATATCCCCGTCTACGACCGCCTCGAGCCCGCCTTGCAGCAGCAGCTGCAGCGCCTCGTCGTCCAGTTCCTGCACCAGAAGAAATTCGTCGGCTGTGCCGGCCTGGAAGTCACGGACGAGATGCGCGTGGCCATTGCCGGCCTGGCCTGCATGCTGTTGCTGAACCGTCCCACCAAGGTCTACCGCCCGCTGCACACGATCCTCGTCTACCCCGGTGCCTTTGCCGCGCCGCGCCAGGAAATCGGGCCCGGCGGCATCGTCACCGACGCGCGCCAGACCATGCTGGGCGAATCCTGGACGGATGGCCGCGTGGTGCTGTCGTGGGACGACGTGGCACGCGGCGCACGCGAGTGGAGCAGCGGCCACAACGTCGCCCTGCACGAATTCGCCCACCAGCTCGACAGCGAGTCGGGCACCACCAACGGCGCGCCTTACCTGGGCAGCGCGGACAACTACCGCAGCTGGTCGGCCGTGCTGTCGCGCGATTTCGCCCACTTGCGCCATGAAGCATGGACCGGTAATCCGGACAGCGTGCTGGATCACTACGGCGCGACCAGCCCGGCGGAGTTCTTCGCGGTGGCCACCGAAGCGTTCTATGGCAAGCCGTGGCAGCTGTGCGAGCGTCACCCCGCCTTGTTTGACGAGCTGCGCAAATACTACCGCGTCGATCCGCGCACTTGGCAGGATGCGCCGGTCGTGGCGCCGGTGATCGTCGACGTGCCGGCCGCGCCGGCCAACCGCTCATTCGCCTGGGCCAACTGGTAA